One stretch of Pradoshia sp. D12 DNA includes these proteins:
- a CDS encoding nitroreductase, producing the protein MELFEAIKGRRSIGKVKNEPIPDELIHKIIEAGTWAPCHHRTEPWKFFVLKEDGRKILSDVLVDILKSELDDLESEESKKRLEKVSKNPYRAPVIIVTAVEPVKNEKVLIEEEYAAVHAATQNILLAAHALGLGAVWRTGKQCHDKRMSKAFNLSEDGAVTGFIYLGYPDMNPKEGSRKSIDEVTTWITN; encoded by the coding sequence ATGGAACTATTTGAAGCCATTAAAGGAAGAAGAAGTATTGGCAAGGTTAAAAATGAGCCGATACCTGATGAGCTCATACATAAAATTATTGAAGCGGGAACATGGGCACCATGTCATCATCGTACAGAACCATGGAAGTTTTTTGTTTTGAAAGAGGATGGCAGAAAAATCCTCAGTGATGTGTTAGTGGATATCCTGAAATCTGAATTAGATGATCTTGAGTCAGAAGAAAGTAAAAAAAGATTAGAAAAAGTAAGCAAGAATCCCTATCGTGCTCCTGTTATCATAGTGACTGCCGTTGAACCAGTGAAGAATGAAAAGGTTCTGATTGAAGAAGAATACGCTGCTGTCCATGCAGCTACACAAAATATCCTGCTGGCAGCTCACGCTCTTGGACTGGGTGCCGTATGGAGAACCGGGAAACAATGCCATGATAAACGGATGAGTAAGGCTTTTAATCTCTCTGAGGATGGTGCTGTAACTGGGTTTATCTATTTAGGATATCCAGATATGAATCCTAAAGAAGGTTCAAGAAAATCTATTGATGAAGTGACCACATGGATAACCAATTAA
- a CDS encoding OsmC family protein, whose translation MAEHQFILEAVWPGLRNDIGEIHTKNLHTKVSIPEEMDGPGIGTNPDEMLLGAAATCYIITLAAMMERSYLEKEGLTLQSAGIVDVTNGVFTYKKIIHRPTIILKDSATKEDIGLVQKLAQKAEASCMVSRALKDNVDIELEITVKRISE comes from the coding sequence ATGGCAGAGCATCAATTTATTTTAGAGGCTGTTTGGCCTGGATTACGAAACGATATAGGAGAAATACATACTAAAAACCTTCATACTAAAGTTTCGATACCGGAGGAAATGGATGGACCTGGAATCGGAACAAATCCTGATGAAATGTTACTTGGTGCTGCAGCAACCTGTTATATTATTACGCTGGCAGCCATGATGGAACGCAGCTATTTAGAAAAAGAAGGGTTAACCTTACAGTCAGCGGGAATTGTCGATGTAACAAACGGTGTGTTTACCTATAAAAAGATCATTCATCGGCCAACGATTATACTAAAGGACTCTGCAACAAAAGAAGATATCGGACTTGTCCAAAAACTAGCCCAAAAAGCTGAAGCATCCTGCATGGTCAGCCGTGCTCTCAAAGACAATGTAGACATAGAATTAGAAATCACGGTTAAGCGTATTTCTGAATAA
- a CDS encoding YokU family protein gives MKCQWCEQDGAIETNTTVFWELPDGTQSLEIKETPAIHCGNCQMEYLTDEQTEEIEDHLLLINTKQLTGTVHFEELMKVPRLLKRNYFK, from the coding sequence ATGAAATGCCAATGGTGTGAACAAGATGGGGCAATTGAGACCAATACCACTGTATTTTGGGAGCTGCCAGATGGAACGCAATCACTAGAAATAAAGGAAACACCAGCCATCCATTGTGGCAATTGCCAAATGGAATATTTAACGGATGAACAGACTGAGGAGATTGAGGACCATTTATTGCTCATTAATACAAAACAATTAACAGGCACTGTACATTTTGAAGAATTGATGAAAGTACCAAGGTTATTAAAGCGAAACTATTTCAAATAG
- a CDS encoding aminotransferase class III-fold pyridoxal phosphate-dependent enzyme: MSHSEKVTELTEKARKHISPVSTRVTELIIDRGKGARFWTKDGEEYIDFVSGVAVNALGHSHERIVNAIKTQAERLVHFGLNYGYYETVIGLAEKLAQITPGNLDTVFFSNSGGEAIDGALKLARAATDRPGIIAFNGSFHGRTLGATTVTGSSSKYKKYYEPLVGEVYHTPYPYPGLVKNIDNADLTNYCINQLRSLFDLHIDPSRVAAILVEPVLGEGGYYPAPPLFLQELRSIADEHGILLIFDEVQTGFGRTGRMFASEHSGVTPDILVLAKALSGGLPLGAIVANRDLHNKWPVGGHGSTFGGNPISCAAALASIQVIEEENLVKRSKELGEQIVNRLQNSLLGYEPIKEVRGIGMMIGIEFNESDKKSIVPLIKARCLDKHLLIMNCGVNGQTIRLMLPLNISTEELDAGLTILETVIGDVVKEGI; this comes from the coding sequence ATGAGTCATTCTGAAAAAGTTACTGAATTAACAGAGAAAGCGAGAAAACATATATCTCCAGTTAGCACAAGAGTGACGGAATTAATTATAGATCGAGGTAAGGGAGCACGTTTTTGGACGAAGGATGGAGAAGAGTATATTGATTTTGTTTCAGGGGTAGCAGTTAATGCACTCGGCCATTCTCATGAAAGAATCGTTAACGCTATAAAAACACAGGCGGAGCGACTCGTTCATTTTGGTTTGAATTATGGCTATTACGAGACTGTGATCGGCTTGGCTGAAAAGCTGGCACAAATCACGCCAGGTAATTTAGATACTGTATTCTTCTCAAATTCAGGCGGTGAAGCCATTGATGGAGCATTGAAGCTGGCACGTGCGGCTACTGACCGCCCGGGAATTATCGCTTTCAATGGGTCCTTTCATGGACGTACGTTAGGTGCTACTACTGTAACAGGATCAAGCAGTAAATATAAAAAGTACTACGAACCGCTGGTAGGAGAGGTTTACCATACACCTTATCCATATCCCGGTTTAGTAAAAAATATCGATAATGCTGATTTGACAAATTATTGTATTAACCAATTACGTTCGTTATTTGATTTACATATTGACCCATCGAGAGTGGCTGCTATACTTGTTGAACCGGTTTTGGGGGAAGGCGGTTACTATCCCGCACCTCCATTGTTTTTACAGGAATTAAGGAGTATTGCTGATGAGCATGGTATTTTATTAATATTTGATGAGGTTCAAACAGGATTTGGCAGAACTGGGCGGATGTTTGCTTCGGAACACTCAGGAGTAACTCCAGATATTCTCGTTTTAGCAAAGGCTTTATCAGGCGGACTGCCTCTTGGTGCAATTGTGGCAAATAGGGATTTACATAATAAATGGCCTGTAGGGGGGCATGGCTCCACGTTTGGAGGCAACCCAATCTCATGTGCAGCTGCCCTAGCAAGTATACAGGTGATTGAAGAAGAGAATCTGGTAAAGAGGAGTAAAGAACTCGGTGAGCAAATTGTTAATAGGCTGCAAAATAGTTTGCTAGGATACGAGCCAATAAAAGAAGTCCGCGGAATCGGTATGATGATTGGCATTGAATTCAATGAATCCGATAAAAAGTCCATTGTGCCGCTTATCAAAGCACGATGCCTGGATAAGCATTTACTAATCATGAACTGCGGAGTTAACGGGCAAACCATCAGGCTCATGCTGCCATTAAATATATCAACAGAAGAATTGGATGCTGGGTTAACCATTCTCGAAACCGTTATTGGAGACGTGGTAAAGGAGGGTATTTAA
- a CDS encoding aspartate aminotransferase family protein, which produces MADHVFHRDFTNKYPIITHGQGIYLYDQDGKQYIDACSGAVAANLGHGDVKIAEAMAEQAKKAAFVHSMRFETEVLHLLAERIAEIAPVPLNKVYFTCGGSEANESAIKLAKQYHKGAGNPEKHIVIGRWQSYHGNTLGSLSAGGDIKRRQVYTQNLLDFKHVYSPHCKRCPYQRNLDDCNQQHNWSCIKDIEKLIIEIGPEQISCFIAEPIVGSQLGSVSPPDSYFKEVRKLCDDYNILLIADEVMTGFGRTGTYFAVEHFDFIPDIITFGKGVSAGYSPLGGMIVHDRLIKGIIQNSKGKFAHGYTYSGHPVSVAAGLAVLKKLAHNKILPNVVMQGEYLIKQLKLLQDRYPVIWDIRGKGLLIGIEFASSPKGDPFPPSSSTSEVINRIAMQIGAVFYPGSGSINGYEGDHLLIAPPLTVSREEIDAIINILELALQQFMYSRGK; this is translated from the coding sequence ATGGCTGACCATGTATTTCATCGTGATTTTACGAATAAATACCCAATCATAACGCATGGGCAAGGGATTTATTTATACGATCAGGATGGCAAGCAATATATTGATGCATGCTCCGGTGCTGTTGCCGCAAATTTAGGTCACGGGGATGTGAAAATTGCTGAAGCGATGGCTGAACAGGCAAAAAAAGCAGCCTTTGTACATTCGATGCGTTTTGAAACCGAGGTATTGCATCTTCTGGCAGAGAGAATTGCGGAGATTGCTCCCGTTCCATTAAACAAGGTTTATTTCACCTGTGGCGGCTCGGAGGCGAATGAAAGTGCTATTAAACTTGCAAAGCAATATCATAAAGGTGCAGGAAATCCGGAAAAACATATTGTGATTGGCAGATGGCAATCTTATCATGGGAATACTTTAGGATCCTTGTCTGCTGGAGGCGATATTAAAAGAAGGCAGGTATACACTCAAAATCTACTTGATTTTAAACATGTTTATTCCCCTCATTGTAAACGATGCCCATACCAAAGAAATCTCGATGATTGCAATCAACAACACAATTGGTCATGCATTAAGGATATAGAAAAGTTGATTATTGAGATAGGTCCGGAACAAATTTCTTGCTTCATAGCTGAGCCAATCGTCGGGAGCCAATTGGGAAGTGTAAGTCCGCCAGACTCGTATTTTAAAGAGGTCAGAAAGTTATGTGACGATTATAATATTCTTTTGATTGCAGATGAAGTGATGACGGGTTTTGGGAGAACAGGGACCTATTTTGCTGTAGAGCATTTTGATTTCATACCGGATATTATTACGTTTGGCAAGGGAGTATCAGCCGGCTATTCGCCTCTTGGCGGTATGATTGTTCACGATCGATTAATTAAAGGGATTATTCAAAACAGCAAGGGGAAATTTGCGCATGGATATACATACAGTGGCCATCCGGTCTCTGTCGCTGCCGGATTGGCAGTTCTGAAAAAATTAGCTCACAATAAAATCCTTCCCAACGTAGTTATGCAGGGTGAATATTTAATTAAACAACTTAAACTGCTTCAGGACCGTTACCCTGTCATTTGGGATATAAGGGGTAAAGGCCTTTTGATAGGCATTGAATTTGCTTCCAGTCCGAAAGGAGACCCATTCCCTCCCTCTAGCTCAACATCTGAAGTGATTAATCGGATTGCCATGCAAATTGGAGCTGTCTTTTATCCTGGAAGTGGATCAATCAATGGCTATGAAGGTGATCATTTGTTAATTGCTCCGCCTTTAACAGTCTCCAGGGAAGAAATCGATGCAATCATAAATATATTAGAACTTGCTCTGCAACAATTTATGTATTCGAGGGGGAAGTAA
- a CDS encoding SDR family oxidoreductase, producing MNIVVVGANGQIGNQLVHFIKEDGQHNVTAMIRKEEQAESFENKGIQTVLANLEDSVENLAKAIEGSDAICFTAGSGGSTGHDKTLLIDLDGAIKMMEAAEKAGIKRFILVSALQANNRENWSDEIKPYYVAKHYADRILENSSLTYTIIRPGGLLNEPGNGKIRTGDTIKAGTIPREDVARTIFASLTNEASYNRSFDLISGDTPIEEALNQL from the coding sequence ATGAATATAGTAGTAGTTGGTGCAAATGGACAAATTGGCAATCAATTGGTTCACTTCATTAAGGAAGATGGACAACACAATGTAACGGCGATGATCAGAAAGGAAGAACAGGCAGAATCATTTGAAAATAAGGGAATACAAACTGTTCTTGCTAATTTAGAAGATAGTGTAGAAAATTTGGCGAAGGCAATTGAAGGATCAGATGCGATATGCTTTACAGCTGGGTCAGGAGGAAGCACAGGTCATGACAAAACGCTATTAATTGATCTTGATGGTGCAATAAAAATGATGGAAGCCGCTGAAAAGGCTGGAATCAAACGATTTATTTTGGTCAGTGCACTTCAGGCTAACAACCGCGAAAACTGGAGCGATGAAATTAAACCTTATTATGTTGCCAAGCATTATGCAGATCGAATTCTGGAAAACAGCTCATTAACATATACGATTATAAGACCTGGTGGATTGCTGAATGAACCTGGAAACGGGAAAATCCGTACTGGGGATACAATAAAGGCTGGAACGATACCGCGTGAGGATGTGGCACGAACAATTTTCGCTTCCCTCACAAATGAGGCAAGCTATAATCGTTCTTTTGATCTAATATCAGGTGATACCCCGATTGAGGAAGCTCTTAATCAACTATAA
- a CDS encoding 3-oxoacid CoA-transferase subunit B — protein MSAKETIAKRAARFLGNGDIVNLGIGIPTLVADFIAPHLSVFLHTENGILGVGPTPLNEPDPNLVNAGKLPVTVMTGASYFDSASSFAMIRGGHIDVSILGVLQMDEMGRIANWAVPGKAVLGVGGAMDLLEGSKRIIVTTLHTTKAGKPKLVKNLNYPLTSERRVDFIITELAVFAVDDRGLILVETGPGITVETVKEKTEADFRIQLNSEFVGFDM, from the coding sequence GTGAGTGCAAAAGAGACGATTGCCAAACGTGCTGCACGATTCCTTGGAAATGGTGATATTGTCAACTTGGGGATTGGGATTCCAACATTGGTGGCAGATTTTATCGCTCCTCATCTATCCGTATTTCTACATACAGAGAATGGGATTCTTGGGGTGGGACCTACCCCATTAAATGAACCAGATCCCAATTTGGTGAATGCAGGAAAGCTTCCTGTAACTGTCATGACTGGTGCATCTTATTTTGATAGTGCATCATCTTTTGCGATGATACGTGGGGGCCATATTGATGTCTCGATTTTGGGTGTTCTGCAAATGGATGAAATGGGCAGGATAGCAAATTGGGCAGTTCCAGGAAAAGCGGTTTTGGGTGTAGGAGGAGCGATGGATCTATTAGAGGGCTCTAAAAGAATTATCGTAACAACCTTACATACAACAAAAGCGGGGAAGCCGAAGCTCGTTAAGAATCTTAATTATCCGCTTACATCTGAGCGCAGAGTGGATTTCATTATAACTGAATTGGCCGTATTTGCAGTCGATGATAGGGGGCTTATTTTAGTGGAAACTGGTCCAGGAATAACAGTGGAAACTGTTAAAGAAAAAACGGAAGCGGATTTCAGAATTCAATTAAACAGTGAATTTGTTGGCTTTGATATGTAG
- a CDS encoding CoA transferase subunit A, with protein MKPVLLPDAAASLLKSGARIMVGGFGLVGCPITLVHALDRKGINNLEIISNNLGEPGRGLGVLVQKKKVRKGIGSYFTSNPDVVEAYLGGELEIELLPQGTLAEAIRAGGAGIPAFYTPVGVGTDLSNGKEEKKFNDNKYILQHSLKADFSLIKAYKADKLGNLIYIKSARNFNPAMATAGNIVIAEVDEIVEAGELDPEEIITPHLYVDYLVLKEESL; from the coding sequence TTGAAACCAGTACTTTTACCTGATGCAGCAGCATCCTTGCTAAAGAGCGGAGCCCGTATCATGGTTGGGGGCTTTGGATTGGTGGGATGTCCAATAACATTGGTACACGCTCTTGACCGAAAAGGGATAAATAATCTTGAAATTATCAGCAATAATCTCGGTGAGCCAGGCAGGGGACTTGGAGTGCTTGTTCAAAAAAAGAAGGTAAGAAAGGGGATAGGTTCTTATTTCACATCCAACCCGGATGTAGTGGAGGCTTATTTGGGGGGAGAGCTTGAGATTGAACTTCTGCCGCAGGGCACACTGGCAGAAGCGATTCGTGCGGGTGGAGCTGGAATACCAGCATTCTATACACCCGTTGGAGTAGGCACTGACTTATCAAATGGGAAAGAAGAAAAAAAATTCAATGATAATAAATATATATTGCAACATTCTTTGAAGGCTGATTTTTCACTGATTAAGGCCTATAAAGCAGACAAACTTGGTAATTTAATTTATATAAAGTCTGCCCGGAATTTTAATCCTGCTATGGCGACGGCCGGGAATATCGTGATTGCTGAAGTTGATGAAATAGTAGAAGCGGGAGAACTCGATCCTGAGGAAATTATCACACCTCATTTGTATGTTGATTACTTAGTGTTAAAGGAGGAGTCGTTGTGA
- the ablA gene encoding lysine 2,3-aminomutase: protein MDYNLYKPKRHWSEIELWKDVADDQWNDWIWQLTHTIKTLDDLKKVIHLTPEEEEGVRISTKTIPLNITPYYASLMDPDDERCPIRMQSVPIGKELHKTVYDLEDPLHEDEDSPVPGLTHRYPDRVLFLVTNQCSMYCRYCTRRRFSGQIGMGVPKKQLDKAINYISQTPAVRDVLISGGDGLLINDSILEYILKNLRAIPHVEIIRIGTRAPVVFPQRITKDLCTILKKYHPVWLNTHFNTSIEITEESKRACELLIDSGVPVGNQAVILAGINDSVPIMRKLMHDLVKIRVRPYYIYQCDLSEGIGHFRAPISKGLEIMEGLRGHTSGYAVPTFVVDAPGGGGKIPLQPNYIISQSSNKVILRNFEGVITSYPEPENYVSGRADEYFKQTYPNVYEDYNSTGILSIMDDEKFNITPDGLERYNKRSAYQQNPEHTSLKDQRDKRDVLKEKKFKAQQTKTTKTDQEDSKV, encoded by the coding sequence GTGGACTATAATTTATACAAACCTAAACGCCATTGGAGTGAAATTGAGTTATGGAAGGATGTAGCGGATGATCAGTGGAATGACTGGATTTGGCAGTTAACCCACACCATCAAAACGCTTGATGATTTAAAAAAGGTGATTCACCTTACACCAGAAGAGGAAGAAGGTGTACGGATCTCAACTAAAACGATTCCCTTGAATATAACGCCCTATTACGCATCTTTAATGGATCCTGATGATGAGCGCTGTCCAATCCGTATGCAATCAGTTCCTATAGGAAAAGAGCTCCACAAAACGGTGTATGATTTAGAGGATCCCTTGCATGAAGATGAGGATTCCCCAGTTCCAGGGTTAACTCACCGTTATCCGGATCGCGTCTTATTTTTAGTAACAAATCAATGCTCCATGTACTGCCGTTATTGCACAAGAAGAAGGTTTTCTGGTCAGATTGGTATGGGAGTTCCGAAGAAACAGTTAGATAAAGCAATCAATTACATCAGCCAAACACCGGCAGTCCGGGATGTTTTAATCTCTGGTGGTGATGGCCTTCTCATTAATGACAGTATACTGGAATATATATTAAAAAACTTACGCGCCATTCCTCATGTAGAAATTATTCGTATTGGAACTAGAGCCCCGGTCGTGTTTCCGCAAAGAATCACTAAAGATTTATGTACCATTCTTAAAAAGTACCATCCCGTTTGGCTGAATACACATTTTAATACATCGATCGAAATTACAGAAGAATCAAAGCGTGCCTGCGAGCTGCTTATTGATTCGGGAGTACCTGTGGGCAATCAGGCGGTTATTTTGGCTGGGATTAATGACAGTGTCCCAATCATGAGAAAATTAATGCATGATTTAGTCAAAATAAGAGTTCGTCCTTATTATATTTACCAATGTGATTTATCAGAAGGAATTGGACATTTCAGAGCTCCTATTAGTAAAGGCTTAGAAATTATGGAGGGGCTGCGCGGTCATACAAGCGGATATGCTGTGCCGACTTTTGTGGTTGATGCACCAGGCGGGGGTGGAAAAATACCGCTTCAGCCGAACTACATCATTTCACAAAGTTCAAATAAAGTGATCTTACGTAATTTTGAAGGTGTGATTACATCATATCCAGAACCTGAGAACTATGTGTCCGGCCGTGCAGATGAATATTTCAAACAAACATACCCAAATGTATATGAAGATTACAACAGCACAGGTATCTTGTCTATTATGGATGATGAAAAGTTTAATATTACACCGGATGGTTTAGAAAGATATAATAAGCGCAGCGCCTATCAACAAAACCCGGAGCATACATCACTTAAAGATCAACGAGATAAACGGGACGTTCTAAAAGAAAAGAAATTCAAGGCCCAACAAACAAAAACAACTAAAACTGATCAAGAGGATTCAAAAGTATGA
- a CDS encoding RBBP9/YdeN family alpha/beta hydrolase → MDRSFLIIHGLGGSGPEHWQSWLYYELVDAGETVYYPTLPEYDDPYKDKWIKKLEDTFQTITSDHITVVAHSLGCVLWLHFALKNAHKIKKSVNRVILVAPPSPYLKHEIIQRFFPLPVKGKELIQSIDHTLQIQSTNDSYCSVEDSQFYKDLGIIQLLVVNKGHINIDSGFGKWQWILDYCLDQNHDFAVNEG, encoded by the coding sequence ATGGACCGAAGTTTTCTCATAATACATGGACTTGGCGGAAGCGGACCTGAACATTGGCAATCCTGGCTGTATTATGAGCTGGTGGATGCAGGTGAAACAGTTTATTATCCGACCCTTCCTGAATATGATGATCCTTATAAAGATAAGTGGATAAAAAAATTGGAAGATACCTTTCAAACTATTACCTCAGACCATATAACCGTTGTTGCTCACAGTTTAGGATGTGTCCTATGGCTTCATTTTGCTCTCAAAAATGCTCATAAGATAAAAAAATCGGTTAACCGTGTTATTTTAGTGGCACCGCCCTCTCCCTATTTAAAGCATGAAATCATCCAAAGGTTTTTTCCCCTTCCAGTTAAGGGTAAAGAATTAATACAGTCTATTGATCATACACTGCAAATTCAATCCACAAACGATTCTTATTGCTCTGTTGAAGACAGTCAATTTTATAAAGACTTGGGTATTATACAACTTTTGGTTGTGAATAAAGGTCATATCAATATCGACTCCGGTTTTGGCAAATGGCAGTGGATTCTTGACTATTGTCTGGATCAAAATCATGATTTTGCAGTAAATGAAGGCTGA
- a CDS encoding aldehyde dehydrogenase family protein, producing MSKEFTKQLLYMNGHWTHDLNQNYRESKNPATNEAVGMYAIATSSQVDQAVQHAHLAFKSWRRTPAPERAVFLWKAAELFERKRDQLAEVMTKEMGKVLAETRGEVNVVIETCRYMAGEGRRMYGETIASGNNNRTITMNREPLGVVACITPWNFPVALAAYKICAALISGNTIVWKPASEVALSAGIFMQVFHEIGLPNGVLNLITGSGSQVGMQLAEHEDVKVISFTGSTEVGLLLSQVGAKQLKRVSLELGGKNAAIVLQDANLDYAAECIVKGAYGTTGQKCTATSRVIVEQSIKEDLLKRVVKLTKELKLGNGLSENIDLGPLVNEQQMKVVEKYVRIATEEGALLECGGKKLANEEGCFFEPTIFSDVKKEHTIAKEEIFGPVLAFIEVDSYEEAIEVNNDTKYGLSTSIFTSSLSIANRAAAEIESGLVYVNNGTANAEIGVAFGGMKYSGNGHREVSHHALDSMTEWKSVYMTYL from the coding sequence ATGTCCAAAGAATTTACAAAACAGCTGCTTTACATGAATGGTCATTGGACTCACGATTTAAATCAGAATTATCGGGAAAGCAAGAATCCTGCAACGAATGAAGCGGTGGGTATGTATGCAATCGCAACTTCAAGCCAGGTAGACCAGGCTGTACAGCATGCTCACCTTGCCTTTAAAAGCTGGAGACGAACACCCGCGCCGGAACGTGCTGTATTTTTATGGAAGGCAGCAGAATTATTTGAACGAAAAAGAGATCAATTAGCCGAAGTTATGACCAAAGAAATGGGGAAAGTTCTGGCGGAAACACGCGGGGAAGTGAATGTCGTCATAGAAACATGCCGCTATATGGCTGGGGAAGGTCGCAGAATGTATGGTGAAACCATTGCTTCCGGCAACAACAATCGAACGATTACGATGAATCGTGAGCCGCTTGGTGTAGTTGCATGTATCACTCCATGGAATTTTCCGGTAGCGCTTGCCGCTTATAAAATTTGTGCTGCTTTAATCAGTGGGAATACGATTGTGTGGAAACCAGCTTCTGAGGTTGCACTCTCAGCAGGTATATTTATGCAAGTCTTTCATGAAATTGGTCTCCCAAATGGGGTTTTAAATCTCATTACAGGGAGCGGCAGTCAGGTGGGAATGCAGCTTGCTGAACATGAAGATGTCAAAGTGATCTCTTTTACAGGCTCTACTGAAGTAGGCTTGCTGCTTTCACAGGTAGGTGCCAAACAATTAAAAAGGGTTTCCCTTGAGCTAGGTGGGAAAAATGCAGCAATTGTTCTACAGGACGCTAATTTAGATTATGCAGCAGAGTGTATTGTTAAAGGTGCATATGGAACAACTGGGCAAAAATGTACGGCGACAAGCCGGGTTATTGTTGAACAATCGATTAAAGAGGATTTATTGAAAAGGGTCGTAAAGTTAACGAAGGAATTGAAACTAGGTAATGGTCTTAGTGAAAATATTGACTTAGGTCCTTTGGTAAATGAGCAGCAAATGAAGGTGGTTGAGAAATACGTGAGGATAGCAACAGAAGAAGGAGCCTTATTGGAGTGTGGAGGAAAGAAATTAGCGAACGAAGAAGGGTGTTTTTTTGAACCAACTATTTTCAGTGATGTGAAAAAGGAACATACGATTGCTAAAGAAGAAATATTTGGACCTGTTCTTGCCTTTATTGAAGTGGACAGCTATGAAGAGGCGATTGAGGTTAATAATGATACGAAATATGGACTGTCGACATCCATTTTCACAAGCAGTTTGTCTATTGCCAACCGAGCTGCTGCTGAAATTGAAAGTGGATTGGTTTATGTGAATAACGGAACTGCTAATGCTGAAATTGGTGTTGCGTTTGGCGGGATGAAGTATTCAGGGAATGGCCATCGTGAAGTATCCCATCATGCTTTGGATAGTATGACGGAATGGAAATCAGTGTATATGACTTATCTATAG
- a CDS encoding peptidylprolyl isomerase: MTNETKNTSDTEEKATEIKTDQTKKRKNKKWIAGIAAAAVLTAAIAGGAYAYTKSQTVGSVNGDRITKSELYDTMANVYGASAVDSLVTMKVIEKEADERNIKVNDSEINKEVDAYIESYGGEDALKSALEASSLTLDDLKEDIAVNIKIEKLMQEDIEITEDEVKAYYEENKANYDQSEQVEVSHILVEDEDKAKELLKKIKDGEDFAELAKENSTDTASAENGGELGYISEGEMVEEFEKAAFALEVDEVSDVVKSEYGYHIIKATGHKEAKESTYEESKEDAKEAALSEKISSEYSTWLEDLKKDYKIKNKFE, encoded by the coding sequence ATGACCAACGAGACAAAGAATACTTCAGATACAGAAGAGAAAGCTACTGAAATAAAAACAGATCAAACAAAAAAACGTAAAAATAAAAAATGGATTGCTGGTATTGCAGCAGCTGCCGTATTAACTGCAGCTATAGCTGGCGGGGCATATGCTTATACTAAATCTCAAACAGTAGGCAGTGTCAATGGCGACCGTATTACTAAAAGTGAATTATATGACACAATGGCCAATGTGTATGGAGCTTCTGCTGTAGATAGCTTAGTTACGATGAAGGTTATTGAAAAGGAAGCAGATGAGCGCAATATAAAAGTTAATGATAGTGAAATTAATAAAGAAGTAGATGCATATATAGAAAGCTATGGTGGAGAGGATGCTTTAAAATCAGCACTTGAAGCTAGCAGTTTAACTCTTGATGATTTAAAAGAGGATATAGCGGTAAATATTAAAATCGAAAAGTTAATGCAGGAAGATATTGAAATCACTGAGGATGAAGTAAAAGCTTATTATGAAGAGAATAAAGCAAATTATGATCAATCTGAACAAGTTGAAGTTAGCCACATCCTTGTTGAAGACGAAGACAAAGCAAAGGAATTATTGAAAAAAATCAAAGACGGCGAGGATTTTGCTGAACTCGCCAAAGAAAATTCCACTGATACAGCATCTGCTGAAAATGGTGGAGAGCTCGGCTATATTTCTGAAGGAGAAATGGTAGAAGAGTTTGAAAAAGCAGCATTCGCTTTAGAAGTTGATGAAGTAAGTGATGTGGTTAAATCAGAATATGGCTACCACATTATTAAAGCTACAGGCCATAAAGAAGCTAAAGAATCCACTTATGAAGAATCAAAAGAGGATGCTAAAGAAGCCGCTCTAAGCGAAAAGATATCTTCTGAGTACAGCACATGGTTGGAAGATTTAAAGAAAGATTATAAAATTAAAAATAAATTTGAATAA